The following are encoded together in the Burkholderiaceae bacterium DAT-1 genome:
- a CDS encoding bifunctional (p)ppGpp synthetase/guanosine-3',5'-bis(diphosphate) 3'-pyrophosphohydrolase codes for MVAPTRPLALSVAEAHDPSGWLGRLSDYFSPDDIRRVADALEWVKAAYAGKTLDHTDEPAFPHAVASAAIVADLRLNADTVIATLLFCIPDFADDGVEQIRTRFGESVAHLVEGVSRVRKIQALTRVTQAANNAEGQVEVLRKMLLAMVEDIRVVLIKLAWRTQTMHYLPHCDEPVRRMIAHETLEVFAPLANRLGVWQIKWELEDLGFRSLEPATYKRIAKLLDERRTDRESFITDAIEKLRASLDAAGVKADLMGRPKHIYSIWKKMQKKKLDFTELYDIRAVRILVNTMPECYTALGVVHHIWQPVPGEFDDYISHPKGNFYRSLHTVVVGPEDKALEVQIRTFEMHEHAEYGVAAHWRYKEGGEGDSRYEEKIAWLRQLLDWREEVSTQATVAEAFKSELFDDSIYVLTPQGRVISLPRGSTPVDFAYHVHSDLGHRCRGAKVNGHIVPLSTPLENGQRVEIMAAKEGGPSIDWLHQGYIKSHRAATKVRHWIRQQNLDVAIETGKTIFEREVSRSGLHPNQEDVASRLGYKRVEDLYAAIGQNEITSRDIQLALQPPEPEVPLVPDEIIRDSKADHHGEGILIEGVDKLLTLLAKCCKPVPPDPVVGFVTKGRGISIHRDDCPTLMRLSAASPERLITAQWGKQLGHIFAADIEVMANDRPSLLRDISDILARNKINVTGVNTASRDQTARMRFTLEIRDANALRHVCAQISAVHGVTSVARR; via the coding sequence ATGGTTGCGCCTACTCGTCCCCTTGCCCTGTCTGTTGCCGAAGCCCACGACCCGAGCGGTTGGCTGGGCCGTTTGTCCGACTACTTTTCACCGGACGACATCCGGCGCGTGGCCGATGCACTTGAATGGGTGAAAGCGGCCTACGCAGGCAAGACACTGGATCACACCGACGAGCCTGCTTTTCCGCATGCGGTGGCATCAGCCGCCATCGTCGCCGATCTGCGTCTGAATGCCGATACCGTCATTGCTACCCTGCTCTTTTGCATTCCCGATTTTGCCGATGATGGCGTCGAGCAGATTCGCACTCGCTTTGGTGAATCCGTGGCGCACCTGGTCGAGGGTGTGAGCAGGGTTCGCAAGATTCAGGCGCTCACCCGTGTGACGCAGGCAGCGAACAATGCCGAAGGTCAGGTCGAAGTCCTGCGCAAGATGCTGCTGGCAATGGTCGAAGACATTCGCGTGGTGCTAATCAAGCTGGCGTGGCGCACCCAGACCATGCACTACCTGCCGCATTGCGACGAGCCTGTGCGCCGCATGATTGCGCATGAAACATTGGAAGTATTCGCGCCGCTGGCCAATCGTCTGGGTGTGTGGCAGATCAAGTGGGAACTGGAAGACCTTGGTTTCCGCAGCCTTGAGCCTGCCACCTACAAGCGCATCGCCAAATTGCTCGACGAGCGCCGTACAGATCGCGAATCCTTCATTACCGACGCCATCGAGAAGCTGCGTGCGTCGCTGGATGCTGCCGGTGTGAAGGCCGACCTCATGGGTCGCCCCAAGCATATCTACAGCATCTGGAAAAAGATGCAGAAGAAAAAGCTCGACTTCACCGAGCTGTATGACATCCGCGCTGTGCGGATTCTGGTGAATACCATGCCCGAGTGCTACACCGCGCTGGGCGTGGTGCACCACATCTGGCAGCCGGTGCCGGGCGAGTTTGATGACTATATCAGCCATCCCAAAGGCAACTTCTATCGATCGCTGCATACCGTGGTGGTCGGCCCGGAAGACAAGGCACTGGAAGTGCAGATCCGCACCTTCGAGATGCACGAGCATGCCGAGTATGGTGTGGCGGCGCACTGGCGCTACAAGGAAGGCGGCGAAGGCGATTCGCGCTACGAAGAAAAAATCGCATGGCTACGGCAATTACTGGACTGGCGCGAGGAAGTCTCGACTCAGGCCACCGTCGCCGAAGCCTTCAAATCCGAACTGTTTGATGATTCGATCTATGTGCTGACGCCGCAAGGTCGGGTCATTTCGCTGCCGCGCGGGTCGACCCCTGTTGATTTCGCCTACCATGTACACTCCGATCTGGGACATCGCTGCCGGGGGGCCAAGGTAAATGGCCATATCGTGCCGCTGTCCACGCCGCTGGAAAATGGTCAGCGCGTAGAAATCATGGCCGCCAAGGAAGGCGGGCCCAGTATCGACTGGCTGCATCAGGGCTATATCAAGAGCCATCGTGCGGCCACCAAGGTTCGCCACTGGATTCGTCAACAGAATCTCGATGTTGCCATTGAAACCGGCAAGACCATTTTCGAGCGCGAAGTCAGTCGCTCCGGCCTGCATCCCAATCAGGAAGACGTTGCCTCGCGACTAGGCTACAAACGAGTCGAAGACCTCTACGCCGCCATCGGCCAGAACGAAATCACCAGTCGCGACATCCAGCTTGCGCTGCAGCCACCCGAGCCGGAAGTGCCTCTGGTGCCGGATGAAATCATCCGCGACTCCAAAGCCGATCATCATGGCGAAGGGATTCTGATTGAGGGTGTGGACAAGCTGCTGACACTGCTGGCCAAATGCTGCAAGCCGGTGCCGCCTGATCCTGTGGTCGGGTTCGTGACCAAAGGGCGCGGGATCAGCATTCACCGCGACGATTGTCCGACCTTGATGCGGCTGTCGGCTGCCTCGCCCGAACGCCTGATTACCGCGCAATGGGGCAAGCAGCTTGGTCACATCTTTGCCGCCGATATCGAAGTCATGGCCAATGATCGTCCGAGTTTGCTGCGCGATATTTCCGATATTCTGGCGCGCAACAAAATCAATGTAACCGGCGTAAACACCGCCAGCCGCGACCAGACCGCCCGCATGCGCTTTACGCTGGAAATCCGCGACGCCAATGCTTTGCGCCACGTATGCGCACAGATTTCGGCTGTGCATGGCGTGACCTCTGTCGCTCGTCGGTAA
- a CDS encoding methyl-accepting chemotaxis protein: MRVKSVFLWLAAGSAGLIMLMAIVLLRLGWAADRLDAAHAERYQAYLLADMLRQSSDDLTRLARTYVLTGDARYETQYFDILAIRNGEKPMPESYERIYWDFVAAGEAKPRPDGKQVPLLTLMKEAGFTDAEFSKLDEAKRNSDGLVKTETIAMNAVKGKFEDGQGGFTKQGAPDLELARRLMHDEAYHAEKAKIMRPVDEFYQLMQKRTEAAIDAAASAKSHAHMLVWVVIMINLIGFGGGLIFSYRQIIAVLGGEPADANQAVREVASGQLRHQAIHAPRGSLFYHLQEMKAGLREMIGGVQHESSSVGENASDLARLADETLNGAQHQQHLAEEMSTAVQQFLASIEQIAEEANQAAQESRRAGGLSAENRTAIEHAASRVDQLASQMHETRTRMEALELASQKVSAVVGVIKEVADQTNLLALNAAIEAARAGESGRGFAVVADEVRKLAERTANSTREIDKTLGEMRNEVGSAKSSVASSLEEISGVVSGMSGAAGSVGDAEIAAGETVRQVESLSHRLDEQQRTSTTLMRHIDELANHVGKTRTDMDSLADTSRSLAALATTLRSGVSKFSL; encoded by the coding sequence ATGCGAGTCAAATCCGTATTTCTCTGGTTAGCGGCAGGATCTGCCGGTTTGATCATGCTGATGGCAATCGTGCTCCTCAGGCTGGGGTGGGCTGCAGATCGCCTGGACGCGGCGCATGCAGAGCGCTACCAGGCCTATTTGTTGGCTGATATGCTGCGCCAGAGTTCGGACGATCTGACCCGTTTGGCGCGTACTTATGTGCTGACCGGTGATGCCCGTTATGAAACCCAGTATTTCGATATTCTGGCTATCCGCAACGGCGAGAAACCGATGCCTGAATCGTACGAGCGGATTTACTGGGATTTTGTGGCTGCAGGGGAGGCCAAACCTCGGCCAGATGGAAAGCAGGTACCGTTACTCACATTAATGAAGGAGGCCGGATTCACCGATGCGGAGTTCTCCAAACTGGATGAAGCCAAGCGAAATTCCGATGGACTGGTAAAAACCGAAACCATTGCCATGAATGCGGTGAAGGGTAAGTTCGAAGACGGACAGGGCGGATTTACCAAGCAGGGCGCGCCAGACCTGGAGCTGGCTCGGCGCTTGATGCACGATGAAGCCTATCATGCGGAGAAAGCCAAAATCATGCGTCCGGTAGATGAGTTCTACCAGTTGATGCAAAAGCGAACCGAAGCGGCCATTGACGCTGCAGCTTCAGCCAAATCGCATGCACACATGCTGGTGTGGGTCGTCATTATGATTAATCTGATTGGATTTGGCGGAGGGCTGATCTTTAGCTATCGGCAGATCATCGCAGTGCTTGGGGGCGAACCTGCAGATGCCAATCAAGCTGTTCGGGAGGTCGCTTCGGGGCAGTTGCGTCATCAAGCGATACATGCCCCGCGTGGCAGCCTGTTCTACCACTTGCAGGAGATGAAGGCAGGCCTGCGCGAGATGATTGGCGGTGTACAGCATGAATCTAGCAGCGTGGGTGAAAACGCCAGCGATCTGGCGCGCCTGGCTGATGAGACACTCAATGGTGCCCAGCATCAGCAGCATCTGGCTGAAGAAATGAGTACGGCAGTGCAGCAATTCCTTGCCAGCATCGAACAAATTGCCGAAGAGGCCAATCAGGCAGCGCAGGAAAGCCGGCGCGCGGGGGGGCTATCGGCTGAAAACCGGACGGCGATCGAGCATGCAGCATCGCGCGTGGATCAGCTTGCCAGCCAGATGCATGAAACCCGTACGCGGATGGAGGCCTTGGAATTAGCATCGCAAAAGGTATCTGCCGTGGTTGGCGTGATCAAGGAAGTGGCTGATCAGACTAACTTGCTCGCGCTCAATGCGGCCATTGAAGCTGCTCGTGCCGGTGAAAGCGGGCGCGGATTTGCAGTGGTAGCAGACGAAGTGCGCAAGTTGGCCGAACGCACCGCAAATTCGACACGCGAGATTGATAAGACGCTTGGCGAAATGCGCAATGAGGTCGGTAGCGCCAAATCGAGTGTCGCGTCCAGCCTTGAGGAGATATCCGGCGTTGTGTCGGGTATGTCGGGGGCTGCTGGCTCGGTTGGAGATGCAGAGATAGCAGCGGGCGAAACGGTGCGTCAGGTTGAAAGCCTCAGTCATCGGCTAGATGAGCAGCAACGTACCAGTACGACCTTAATGCGGCATATTGATGAGCTGGCAAATCATGTCGGAAAAACACGGACGGATATGGATAGTCTGGCGGATACATCCCGCAGTCTGGCTGCGCTGGCTACAACCTTGCGCAGTGGCGTATCAAAATTCTCGCTTTGA